In a single window of the Rhodamnia argentea isolate NSW1041297 chromosome 2, ASM2092103v1, whole genome shotgun sequence genome:
- the LOC115738584 gene encoding monosaccharide-sensing protein 2-like, whose translation MKGAVLVAIAASIGNFLQGWDNATIAGAIVYVKEDLDLGTTVEGLVVAMSLIGATVITTCSGAISDWVGRRPMLILSSILYFISGLVMLWSPNVYVLCIARLIDGFGIGLAVTLVPIYISETAPSEIRGLLNTLPQFTGSGGMFLSYCMIFGMSLLASPSWRLMLGVLSIPSIIYFVLTVFYLPESPRWLVSKGKMLEAKRVLQRLRGIEDVSGEMALLVEGLGIGGETSIEEYIIGPADELADDHDPDSDKDRIKLYGPEQGLSWVAKPVTGQSSLALVSRHGSMVNQNMPLMDPLVTLFGSIHEKLPETGSMRSMLFPNFGSMFSTADPHSKEERWDEESLQREGEGYASEAAGGDSDDNLHSPLISRQATSMEKDMAHGSALSMRRHSSLMQGAGEPGGATGIGGGWQLAWKWSEREGEDGKKEGGFKRIYLHEEGVPGSRRGSLVSLPGADVPPVGEYVQAAALVSQPALYSKELQDQHPVGPAMVHPSQTASKGPIWAALLEPGVKHALIVGIGIQILQQFSGINGVLYYTPQILEDAGVEVLLSSMGLSSNSASFLISAFTTFLMLPCIGIGMRLMDTSGRRTLLLTTIPVLIVTLVVLVIFELVTISTVVNAAISTACVIIYFCCFVTAYGPIPNILCSEIFPTRVRGLCIAICALVYWISDIIVTYTLPVMLSAFGLAGIFGIYAVVCVISWVFVFLKVPETKGMPLEVITEFFSVGARRVAAVKNE comes from the exons ATGAAAGGAGCTGTCTTGGTGGCCATTGCTGCCTCAATAGGAAACTTTTTGCAAGGATGGGATAATGCCACCATTGCAG GGGCCATCGTCTACGTAAAGGAGGACCTCGACTTGGGAACCACGGTCGAGGGTCTTGTGGTGGCAATGTCGCTCATTGGCGCCACAGTCATTACAACCTGCTCGGGAGCCATATCAGATTGGGTTGGTCGACGTCCGATGCTGATTCTATCATCAATTCTGTACTTCATCAGTGGTTTGGTAATGCTATGGTCACCCAATGTGTATGTCCTATGCATAGCTCGGCTAATTGATGGATTCGGGATCGGCTTGGCAGTTACCCTTGTTCCAATTTATATATCCGAGACTGCCCCATCAGAGATAAGGGGTCTGCTGAATACCCTTCCGCAGTTCACCGGTTCTGGTGGAATGTTTTTGTCATATTGCATGATATTTGGGATGTCATTGCTGGCATCGCCGAGCTGGAGGTTGATGCTTGGGGTTCTATCTATTCCCTCGATTATTTATTTTGTCCTCACAGTTTTTTACTTGCCTGAGTCGCCAAGATGGCTTGTGAGTAAAGGGAAGATGCTTGAGGCAAAACGAGTTCTCCAGAGACTGCGTGGCATTGAGGATGTCTCAG GTGAGATGGCTTTGCTAGTTGAAGGGCTTGGAATTGGGGGTGAAACATCCATTGAAGAGTATATAATAGGGCCAGCTGATGAACTTGCAGATGACCATGACCCAGATTCTGACAAAGACAGGATCAAACTATATGGACCTGAGCAAGGCCTGTCCTGGGTTGCCAAGCCCGTCACTGGACAGAGTTCTCTTGCCTTAGTCTCCCGCCATGGAAGCATGGTGAACCAAAACATGCCTCTGATGGACCCGCTTGTGACTCTATTTGGCAGCATCCACGAAAAGCTCCCGGAGACAGGAAGCATGAGAAGCATGCTCTTTCCCAATTTTGGTAGCATGTTCAGTACTGCAGACCCTCACAGTAAAGAGGAAAGGTGGGACGAAGAGAGCCTACAAAGGGAAGGTGAGGGTTATGCATCCGAGGCTGCAGGAGGAGATTCTGATGACAACTTACATAGTCCATTAATCTCTAGGCAGGCGACAAGCATGGAGAAGGACATGGCCCATGGAAGTGCTCTGAGCATGAGACGCCACAGCAGCCTCATGCAAGGAGCTGGAGAGCCAGGTGGAGCAACGGGCATCGGTGGGGGTTGGCAGTTGGCATGGAAATGGTCAGAAAGAGAAGGTGAGGATGGGAAGAAGGAAGGGGGATTCAAGAGAATTTATTTGCACGAGGAAGGTGTCCCGGGATCGAGACGTGGATCCCTTGTTTCGCTTCCCGGGGCCGACGTTCCTCCGGTTGGGGAGTATGTTCAGGCCGCTGCCTTGGTTAGTCAGCCTGCTCTCTATTCAAAGGAGCTCCAGGATCAGCACCCGGTTGGGCCGGCCATGGTTCATCCCTCTCAAACCGCCTCGAAGGGGCCGATCTGGGCTGCTCTTCTTGAACCTGGAGTTAAACATGCGTTGATTGTCGGAATTGGAATTCAAATACTTCAGCAg TTCTCGGGCATAAATGGGGTCCTTTATTACACCCCTCAAATTCTTGAAGACGCTGGAGTCGAAGTTCTTCTTTCGAGCATGGGCCTCAGTTCAAACTCTGCTTCATTCCTTATCAGTGCATTCACAACCTTCCTGATGCTTCCTTGTATAGGCATTGGCATGAGGCTTATGGATACATCTGGAAGAAG GACGCTGCTGCTCACTACGATTCCTGTGCTCATCGTGACGCTGGTGGTTCTGGTCATCTTTGAACTGGTGACCATCAGTACGGTCGTTAATGCCGCGATTTCGACCGCTTGTGTCATAATTTACTTTTGCTGCTTCGTGACGGCGTACGGGCCTATTCCCAACATCCTCTGCTCCGAGATCTTCCCCACGAGGGTCCGTGGCCTTTGCATCGCCATATGCGCGCTCGTTTACTGGATATCCGACATCATCGTCACCTACACTCTACCCGTGATGCTCTCTGCCTTTGGCCTGGCGGGTATCTTTGGCATTTACGCGGTTGTGTGCGTGATCTCGTGGGTCTTCGTCTTCTTGAAGGTCCCCGAGACCAAAGGCATGCCCCTCGAAGTCATCACGGAGTTCTTCTCCGTCGGAGCAAGGCGGGTTGCGGCTGTCAAGAACGAGTGA